A DNA window from Arachis duranensis cultivar V14167 chromosome 3, aradu.V14167.gnm2.J7QH, whole genome shotgun sequence contains the following coding sequences:
- the LOC107476896 gene encoding ankyrin repeat-containing protein At5g02620, translating into MATPTVQQEAAAVAAAPRKKMTKQLTGKRDDTTLHSAARAGNLALIKDTLSGAEEGQLHELLAKQNQAGETALYVAAEYGYVDLVKEMIRYYDLADAGIKARNGFDALHIAAKQGDLDVLKILMEAHPELSMTVDPSNTTALHTASTQGHTEIVKFLLEAGSSLATIARSNGKTALHSAARNGHLAVVKALLEKEPGVVTRTDKKGQTALHMAVKGQNLEVVEELIKGDPSSVNMVDNKGNTALHIATRKGRAQIVKLLLGQKETDTTAVNKSGESALDTAEKTGNSEIKAILLEHGVQSAKAMKPKPTTAARELKQTVSDIKHEVHYQLEHTRQTRKRVQGIAKRINKMHAEGLNNAINSTTVVAVLIATVAFAAIFTVPGQFVDDPKNIPKGMSLGEANIAPTAAFIIFIVFDSIALFISLAVVVVQTSIVVIESKAKKQMMAIINKLMWLACVLITVAFLALSFIVVGKDQKWLAIGVTVIGTTIMATTLGLMCYWVIRHRIEASNLRSIRKSSMGSRSRSFSVSVMSDTEILNNEYKKMYAI; encoded by the exons ATGGCTACACCAACTGTGCAGCAGGAAGCTGCGGCCGTGGCCGCTGCTCCAAGGAAGAAAATGACCAAGCAATTGACCGGAAAGCGCGACGACACGACCCTGCACTCGGCAGCGAGAGCAGGGAACTTGGCTCTGATAAAGGACACACTTAGTGGTGCTGAAGAGGGTCAACTTCATGAGTTGTTGGCAAAGCAGAACCAAGCTGGGGAAACAGCCCTTTATGTTGCTGCTGAGTATGGTTATGTTGATTTGGTTAAGGAGATGATTCGGTATTATGATCTCGCTGATGCCGGAATCAAGGCTAGGAATGGTTTTGATGCACTCCACATTGCTGCTAAACAAGGGGATCTAG ATGTGTTGAAGATCCTTATGGAGGCTCATCCTGAATTGTCAATGACCGTGGATCCCTCGAACACCACGGCTTTGCACACAGCCTCGACACAAGGGCATACTGAGATAGTGAAGTTTCTATTAGAGGCAGGTAGTAGCTTGGCAACCATAGCTCGAAGCAATGGGAAAACAGCTCTTCATTCTGCAGCAAGAAACGGACATTTGGCTGTTGTAAAGGCACTTTTAGAGAAGGAGCCTGGGGTTGTGACACGGACCGATAAGAAGGGCCAGACTGCGCTTCACATGGCGGTGAAAGGGCAGAATCTTGAGGTGGTGGAGGAGTTGATAAAAGGGGATCCCTCATCAGTAAACATGGTTGATAATAAGGGTAATACGGCTTTGCATATTGCAACCCGGAAGGGTAGAGCTCAG ATTGTGAAGTTGCTTCTTGGACAGAAAGAAACAGACACCACAGCAGTTAATAAATCCGGCGAAAGTGCATTAGACACTGCTGAGAAAACTGGGAACTCCGAAATCAAAGCCATACTTTTGGAACACGGTGTTCAAAGTGCCAAAGCCATGAAGCCAAAGCCAACAACAGCAGCTAGAGAGTTGAAACAAACAGTGAGTGACATAAAGCATGAAGTCCATTATCAATTAGAACACACGCGCCAGACCAGAAAGCGCGTCCAGGGAATCGCCAAGCGCATCAACAAGATGCATGCTGAAGGACTCAACAATGCAATCAACTCAACCACTGTGGTTGCTGTCCTCATTGCCACAGTTGCCTTTGCAGCTATCTTCACAGTTCCTGGCCAATTTGTTGATGATCCAAAAAACATTCCTAAAGGGATGTCCCTTGGGGAAGCAAACATAGCCCCTACAGCTGCATTCATCATTTTCATTGTCTTCGATTCCATTGCGCTGTTCATCTCCCTAGCCGTCGTGGTGGTGCAGACCTCGATCGTGGTCATAGAGAGCAAAGCTAAGAAGCAGATGATGGCTATCATTAACAAGCTAATGTGGCTGGCTTGTGTGCTTATCACTGTGGCATTCTTGGCACTTTCATTCATAGTTGTTGGAAAAGATCAAAAGTGGCTTGCAATTGGAGTCACAGTTATAGGAACAACTATAATGGCTACAACATTAGGATTAATGTGTTACTGGGTCATTAGGCACAGAATTGAGGCATCAAATTTGAGAAGCATAAGGAAGTCTTCAATGGGAAGCAGGTCAAGATCATTTTCAGTTTCTGTTATGTCAGATACTGAGATACTAAACAATGAGTATAAAAAAATGTATGCGATTTAG
- the LOC107476897 gene encoding E3 UFM1-protein ligase 1 homolog isoform X2 yields MDEELLELQRQFQFAQQAKSSIRLSERNVVELIQKLQQLQIIDFELLHTVSGKEYITLDQLRNEMVSEVRKLGRVSVIDLADTTGVDLYYVEKQAQRIVADHAEFMLNQGEIMSESYWDSVAEEVNERLQECSQIALTELAAQLNVGLDLVASVLEPRLGTMVKGRLEGGQLYTPAYVARMNAMVRGAARGITVPTNLTVLWSSLQQLLQEMGGTGGVAVDGSFFQSLFNGLVKEGEIQGSVRAGVHWTPAVFAIAQKESVDSFFSQNSFISYEVLHKLGIPQPIQFLQSRYPEGKPLVTTFVHQSMIDMLDTATEDAIERGSWSDSLSLLPSSFTPQDAAKMLSLCQSVQLALKSNKAHIFGEFYVLSSSFMKDICDRVVKELETLGVSGSFGSKMSDDLQVTNEAKGYDSGRLNESNEMASDAGANKHSDKGSKKKKGKATGNAAANLSESGPDNQEQASTKSKKNQRKSKDTSSQTLYSKSGSRKESVKMKDDNLSSPSEEWIVQKITTLFPEFEEQGLDDPETILGPLANKLRPTIISSWMEKRKALLTENADRMKRLLDNLQKKLDESFLNMQLYEKALELFEDDQSTSVVLHRHLLRTVAAPMVDMLLHDLDEHNKLKNGVEVQEAPSSESISVSPGDRVAISKSFPRPLANKALAVVEALEGKLQPVG; encoded by the exons ATGGACGAAGAATTGCTTGAGCTTCAGCGACAATTCCAATTCGCTCAGCAAGCCAAGTCCAGCATTCGATTATCTGAGCGAAACGTCGTCGAATTGATCCAAAAGCTTCAACAACTCCAAATCATCGATTTCGAGCTCCTTCACACCGTTTCTGGCAAAGAATACATCACTCTC GATCAATTGAGGAACGAGATGGTTTCTGAGGTTAGAAAATTAGGGCGCGTTTCGGTGATTGACCTTGCGGACACTACTGGTGTTGACTTGTACTATGTTGAGAAGCAGGCTCAGCGCATTGTGGCGGATCACGCTGAGTTCATGCTGAATCAGGGGGAAATCATGTCCGAATCGTACTGGGATTCGGTCGCCGAAGAGGTTAACGAAAGGCTTCAAGAATGCAGCCAGATCGCGCTCACGGAACTCGCCGCACAGCTTAATGTTGGATTGGACTTGGTTGCATCCGTGTTGGAGCCGCGACTCGGCACTATG GTGAAAGGAAGGCTTGAGGGAGGGCAATTGTATACTCCCGCCTATGTGGCCCGCATGAATGCAATGGTTCGGGGGGCAGCAAGGGGCATCACAGTGCCAACAAATTTGACGGTGTTGTGGAGCTCATTGCAGCAGTTACTGCAGGAAATGGGCGGAACCGGTGGTGTGGCGGTTGACGGATCTTTCTTCCAGTCTTTGTTTAATGGACTTGTGAAGGAAGGCGAGATTCAAGGATCAGTTCGTGCAGGAGTACATTGGACACCAGCT GTGTTTGCCATTGCTCAGAAGGAATCTGTGGATTCATTTTTTTCACAG AATTCTTTTATCAGCTATGAGGTTCTGCACAAACTTGGAATTCCACAGCCCATTCAGTTCTTGCAG TCCAGATATCCTGAAGGAAAACCGCTAGTCACAACATTTGTTCACCAATCTATGATTGACATGTTAGATACTGCTACTGAGGATGCTATTGAACGTGGTAGTTG GAGTGATTCTCTTTCCTTGTTGCCCTCATCTTTCACACCTCAAGATGCAGCTAAAATGCTGTCCCTCTGTCAATCTGTTCAATTGGCTCTCAAG TCTAATAAAGCGCACATTTTTGGAGAATTTTATGTATTAAGCAGTAGCTTTATGAAG GACATATGTGATCGCGTGGTGAAAGAGTTGGAGACATTAGGTGTTTCAGGGTCTTTCGGCTCTAAGATGTCTGATGATCTACAAGTAACCAATGAAGCAAAAGGGTATGATTCAGGAAGGTTGAATGAGTCCAATGAAATGGCAAGTGATGCTGGGGCCAACAAGCATTCTGATAAAGGgtccaagaaaaaaaaggggaaagcCACTGGAAATGCAGCAGCAAATCTGTCTGAAAGTGGTCCAGATAACCAGGAACAAGCATCcacaaaatccaagaaaaaccaGAGAAAGAGCAAGGATACATCGTCACAAACATTATATTCAAAGTCAGGTTCAAGGAAAGAATCAGTTAAAATGAAGGACGACAATCTTAGTAGTCCCTCAGAAGAATGGATTGTGCAAAAAATTACTACCCTGTTTCCTGAGTTTGAAGAACAAG GTCTAGATGATCCTGAAACAATTCTTGGGCCTTTGGCTAACAAATTAAGGCCAACAATAATCAGTTCTTGGATGGAGAAAAGGAAGGCATTACTAACAGAAAATGCAGACAGAATGAAACGATTGCTTGATAATTTGCAGAAGAAACTTGATGAG TCTTTCTTAAACATGCAGCTCTATGAAAAAGCCTTGGAATTGTTTGAAGATGATCAATCAACTTCT GTTGTTTTACATAGGCATTTACTAAGAACAGTAGCAGCTCCTATGGTGGATATGCTTCTTCATGATCTG GATGAACACAACAAATTGAAGAATGGTGTTGAGGTTCAGGAGGCTCCAAGTTCTGAATCTATTTCAGTTAGTCCTGGAGACAGAGTTGCAATT